A part of Ascochyta rabiei chromosome 3, complete sequence genomic DNA contains:
- a CDS encoding DNA-directed RNA polymerase III complex subunit Rpc25, translating to MFILSTIQDLIQLKPQDFGKPSAQTIKDAINDKYSNKIVPGVGLCIALWDLLSATEGLIGHGTGLVNINAEFRLAVFRPFRGEIIYGRIKSSNPEGIVIDLDFTSEIFVPYQNLFENSSFNQAENVWVWNSDGTELFLDKGEPVLFRVEQEEWIDQRPTIEQRNENNEIVDERGTAWRVIGSMNQAGLGPTLWWGEQEEEEEGEDGDVEMEEE from the exons ATGTTCATTCTT AGCACGATACAAGACCTGATCCAGCTCAAACCCCAGGACTTCGGCAAACCCTCCGCCCAGACCATCAAAGACGCCATCAACGACAAATACAGCAACAAGATCGTTCCCGGCGTCGGTCTCTGCATTGCGCTATGGGACCTGCTTTCCGCCACAGAAGGTCTCATCGGCCACGGCACGGGCCTCGTCAACATCAACGCTGAGTTCCGCCTGGCCGTCTTCCGCCCTTTCCGCGGCGAGATCATCTACGGACGAATCAAGAGCTCGAATCCAGAGGGTATTGTGATTGATTTGGACTTCACAAGTGAAATCTTCGTCCCGTATCAGAATCTCTTTGAGAACTCGAGCTTCAATCAGGCGGAGAACGTGTGGGTGTGGAACTCGGATGGCACCGAGCTGTTTCTAGACAAGGGAGAGCCTGTGCTGTTTAGGGTTGAGCAGGAAGAGTGGATCGACCAGAGGCCGACGATTGAGCAGAGGAACGAGAACAACGAGATTGTTGACGAGAGGGGAACGGCTTGGAGGGTGATT GGCTCAATGAACCAGGCAGGTCTAGGACCAACACTCTGGTGGGGTGAacaggaagaggaagaggaaggcgAAGACGGGGACGTCGAGATGGAAGAAGAGTGA